The following proteins are co-located in the Alphaproteobacteria bacterium genome:
- a CDS encoding IS1595 family transposase translates to KECEWRFNNPDPKAQLKQLKQWVQEFLN, encoded by the coding sequence GAAGGAATGTGAGTGGCGTTTTAACAACCCTGACCCGAAAGCTCAATTAAAACAGTTAAAACAATGGGTTCAAGAGTTCTTAAACTAG